A region from the Eptesicus fuscus isolate TK198812 chromosome 1, DD_ASM_mEF_20220401, whole genome shotgun sequence genome encodes:
- the TCEAL8 gene encoding transcription elongation factor A protein-like 8, giving the protein MQKSCEENEGKPQSMPKAEADLPSEDVPREAEGNPPPSEEGVSQEAGGNLGSGLTQPAQAFKEDTPVRHLDPEEMLRGVDEMERLREEIRRVRNKFVMMHWKQRHSRRRPYPVCFRP; this is encoded by the coding sequence ATGCAAAAGTCTtgtgaagaaaatgaaggaaaaccACAGAGCATGCCCAAGGCCGAGGCAGACCTCCCTTCAGAGGATGTGCCACGGGAGGCAGAAGGAAACCCTCCGCCTTCCGAAGAAGGTGTAAGCCAGGAAGCAGGAGGAAACCTGGGAAGCGGGCTGACTCAGCCTGCCCAGGCATTTAAAGAGGACACTCCCGTTAGGCATTTGGACCCTGAAGAAATGCTAAGAGGAGTAGATGAGATGGAAAGGCTTAGGGAAGAAATAAGAAGAGTAAGAAACAAGTTTGTGATGATGCATTGGAAGCAAAGACATTCACGCAGACGACCTTATCCTGTGTGCTTTAGgccttga